A single window of Rhizobium indicum DNA harbors:
- a CDS encoding TetR family transcriptional regulator — MGAESMDRIGLRRKPKQERSIQRLDLILAAAAKIIAEKGVSAMRMTELAIAAKVPIGSVYQYFPEKAAIVKALFDQHASAIQAKMAAMFADVQSLDQAQDVVCATIDWYYDSYHNDPVYLGVWMGTETDQDLLQLNIEHSGHVAGIFHDAVRQLAPDLCDEEMYARTYLFSHLIGAVIRLAAVSEEALARRMLDEWKRVIRASLFATTLPRAA; from the coding sequence ATGGGCGCGGAAAGCATGGATCGGATCGGCTTGCGCAGGAAGCCGAAGCAGGAGCGCAGCATCCAGAGGCTGGACCTTATTCTCGCCGCCGCCGCCAAGATCATCGCCGAAAAGGGCGTCAGCGCCATGCGGATGACGGAACTCGCCATCGCCGCCAAGGTGCCGATCGGTTCGGTCTACCAGTATTTCCCGGAGAAGGCGGCGATCGTCAAAGCCCTGTTCGACCAGCACGCCTCGGCGATCCAGGCGAAGATGGCGGCGATGTTTGCCGACGTTCAGTCACTCGACCAGGCGCAGGACGTCGTCTGCGCCACCATCGACTGGTATTACGATTCCTACCACAACGATCCCGTCTATCTCGGTGTCTGGATGGGAACGGAGACCGATCAGGATCTGCTGCAGTTGAATATCGAGCACAGCGGTCACGTCGCCGGCATCTTCCATGACGCCGTGCGTCAGCTGGCTCCCGACCTTTGCGACGAAGAAATGTATGCGCGCACTTACCTATTCAGCCACCTGATCGGCGCCGTCATCCGGCTTGCCGCCGTCAGCGAGGAGGCCTTGGCGCGGCGTATGCTCGATGAGTGGAAGCGCGTCATCCGCGCCTCCCTTTTCGCCACGACCCTGCCGCGCGCCGCCTGA